One region of Thunnus albacares chromosome 8, fThuAlb1.1, whole genome shotgun sequence genomic DNA includes:
- the vsig10l gene encoding V-set and immunoglobulin domain-containing protein 10-like isoform X1 — MQLSYRPGRRCVLSPRDERSLARKVQINPRTTAKDLVKMLEETGAHCELVVSPAGPALVNAVAGTNVTLTVSFSGAPDPAVTWFMGNLPVVTWTIGSDSLPDIDNTKVLRIEQDGSLTFVNVPLNYTNDYTIEMTKSGLGTATTNFTLKVFENIQNVTLSTQPAFAKEGTDRFILQYSMLQGVVEQQMWFFDGREIKTNSHYSVEQRSLVILRPNRSDSGRYTLSLTNPFSNVTTHMNVNVLYGPDEPILIASPAKQFYVSNDSLSLSCHADGFPRPTAEWVFGGQTLSDSQGVLNLTNVRTSQGGVYTCTLLNEETEEKRQKNIILNIYEKPPGNPVCSVQSVNNSNLQYHCRWSGGTPQAQLSFPALSNTSNDAGSFNLTVTASDNLNGKTVTCIADHPVEQNKCHITASSPMEFLPAVRTTVDSEGKIVVSIHCVSEASPKAVVSWSKGSEDVINGTTNQISNNTTQLMIRHYNVSIFLLRNYTCTCHNPLGSQRREIQLRGPSISDSSLFLNQDGTVVTLTWEVPPTSVVTGFDIQMKGPDLLSGNRNGNQTKGNSNRYRTIQKKPGSARSADIFVLNPKSTYWFRVIPRARMTEGEPSEVQRIGPGEGLSGPAIAGIAAGIPCSLLFLLLLCGLIYLCVYCTKNKNRQTRYPMSRAVEKSIATQPDVTPHNLLTGGLKSPPDYNRLQQTPSERTDFPRGPHFSVIQGLTNVCLYPTDKTIVPFFANVCACDGKPPVRYFLCNDMKGGPLTALTQNAHSIMQTFYTAINTPTGRANSSECEYTP, encoded by the exons ATGCAGCTGTCATACCGCCCGGGAAGGAGATGTGTTCTGTCTCCTAGGGATGAACGTAGTTTGGCACGAAAAGTGCAAATCAATCCCAGAACAACAGCAAAGGACCTTGTGAAGATGCTGGAGGAAACAG GTGCTCACTGTGAATTGGTTGTTTCTCCGGCTGGTCCTGCATTGGTGAATGCTGTAGCTGGCACCAATGTGACTCTGACTGTGTCCTTCAGTGGTGCCCCTGACCCAGCAGTTACCTGGTTTATGGGTAATTTACCTGTCGTCACCTGGACTATTGGCTCCGATAGTCTCCCAGACATAGACAACACAAAAGTGCTGAGGATTGAGCAAGATGGATCTCTTACCTTTGTAAATGTGCCACTTAACTATACCAATGACTACACCATTGAAATGACAAAGTCCGGACTGGGTACAGCCACCACAAATTTCACTCTGAAAGTATTTG aaaacatCCAGAATGTGACTCTGAGCACACAGCCTGCGTTTGCCAAAGAAGGAACTGACCGCTTCATTCTGCAATACAGCATGCTGCAAGGAGTGGTTGAGCAACAGATGTGGTTCTTCGATGGCAGAGAGATTAAAACCAACTCACACTACTCAGTGGAGCAAAGGAGCCTTGTCATCCTCAGGCCGAACCGAAGTGACTCAGGACGGTACACGCTGTCACTGACGAACCCTTTCAGCAATGTGACAACTCACATGAATGTCAATGTGCTGT ATGGACCAGATGAGCCCATACTTATAGCCAGTCCAGCTAAGCAGTTTTATGTATCAAATGATTCACTTAGCCTCTCCTGCCACGCTGATGGATTCCCCCGGCCGACTGCTGAGTGGGTCTTTGGTGGTCAGACCCTTTCTGATTCCCAAGGAGTTCTCAATCTGACCAATGTACGGACCAGTCAAGGAGGTGTTTATACCTGCACGCTGCTCAATGAGGAGACTGAAGAAAAGCGCCAAAAGaacattattttaaacatttatg AAAAGCCACCAGGAAACCCAGTGTGCTCTGTGCAGTCGGTGAATAACAGCAACTTGCAGTACCACTGTCGGTGGTCAGGGGGAACCCCACAGGCCCAACTTTCTTTCCCAGCCTTAAGTAACACCAGCAATGATGCAGGAAGCTTCAACCTGACTGTCACCGCTTCGGACAACCTGAATGGGAAAACTGTCACCTGCATAGCAGACCACCCAGTCGAACAGAATAAGTGCCACATTACTGCAA GTAGTCCAATGGAGTTCCTTCCAGCTGTGAGAACCACAGTTGACTCTGAGGGCAAAATAGTGGTCAGTATCCATTGTGTCAGTGAGGCCTCGCCTAAGGCTGTGGTGTCATGGTCCAAAGGCAGCGAAGATGTCATCAATGGGACGACAAACCAGATCAGCAACAACACCACTCAGCTCATGATTCGTCATTATAATGTCAGCATCTTTCTCCTCAGAAACTACACCTGCACCTGCCACAACCCACTGGGCAGCCAGAGAAGGGAAATACAATTACGAG GACCGTCGATCTCAGATTCCAGTTTGTTCCTTAATCAAGATGGAACTGTTGTCACATTGACCTGGGAGGTCCCGCCTACCTCTGTTGTTACAG GGTTTGACATCCAAATGAAAGGACCAGACCTCCTGAGTGGAAATCGTAATGGCAACCAAACTAAAGGCAACTCAAACAGATACCGCACCATCCAGAAGAAACCTGGCTCTGCCCGGAGTGCGGACATCTTTGTCCTTAATCCTAAATCAACATACTGGTTTCGGGTCATCCCCAGAGCACGTATGACTGAAGGAGAGCCATCAGAGGTCCAAAGAATTGGCCCAG GTGAGGGGCTAAGCGGCCCGGCCATCGCTGGCATTGCAGCTGGAATTCCCTGTAGCCTTCTCTTCCTGCTCCTGCTGTGCGGCTTAATCTACCTCTGCGTCTACTgcaccaaaaacaaaa ATCGGCAGACAAGATATCCAATGTCCAGAGCAGTGGAGAAG TCAATAGCAACACAACCAGATGTAACTCCTCATAACCTGTTGACAGGAGGGCTGAAGTCTCCCCCTGATTACAATAGATTGCAGCAG acTCCATCTGAAAG AACAGACTTTCCCAGAGGACCTCACTTCTCTGTCATCCAAG GACTCAccaatgtctgtctgtatccTACAGACAAGACAATAGTTCcattttttgcaaatgtatGTGCCTGTGATGGCAAACCTCCAGTGAGATACTTCCTGTGTAATGACATGAAGGGTGGACCTCTCACAGCTCTGACTCAGAATGCACATAGCATCATGCAGACATTTTACACTGCAATCAACACCCCCACAGGCAGGGCCAACAGTTCAGAGTGTGAGTATACTCCCTAA
- the vsig10l gene encoding V-set and immunoglobulin domain-containing protein 10-like isoform X3, which produces MQLSYRPGRRCVLSPRDERSLARKVQINPRTTAKDLVKMLEETGAHCELVVSPAGPALVNAVAGTNVTLTVSFSGAPDPAVTWFMGNLPVVTWTIGSDSLPDIDNTKVLRIEQDGSLTFVNVPLNYTNDYTIEMTKSGLGTATTNFTLKVFENIQNVTLSTQPAFAKEGTDRFILQYSMLQGVVEQQMWFFDGREIKTNSHYSVEQRSLVILRPNRSDSGRYTLSLTNPFSNVTTHMNVNVLYGPDEPILIASPAKQFYVSNDSLSLSCHADGFPRPTAEWVFGGQTLSDSQGVLNLTNVRTSQGGVYTCTLLNEETEEKRQKNIILNIYEKPPGNPVCSVQSVNNSNLQYHCRWSGGTPQAQLSFPALSNTSNDAGSFNLTVTASDNLNGKTVTCIADHPVEQNKCHITASSPMEFLPAVRTTVDSEGKIVVSIHCVSEASPKAVVSWSKGSEDVINGTTNQISNNTTQLMIRHYNVSIFLLRNYTCTCHNPLGSQRREIQLRGPSISDSSLFLNQDGTVVTLTWEVPPTSVVTGFDIQMKGPDLLSGNRNGNQTKGNSNRYRTIQKKPGSARSADIFVLNPKSTYWFRVIPRARMTEGEPSEVQRIGPGEGLSGPAIAGIAAGIPCSLLFLLLLCGLIYLCVYCTKNKNRQTRYPMSRAVEKSIATQPDVTPHNLLTGGLKSPPDYNRLQQTPSERLSQRTSLLCHPRTHQCLSVSYRQDNSSIFCKCMCL; this is translated from the exons ATGCAGCTGTCATACCGCCCGGGAAGGAGATGTGTTCTGTCTCCTAGGGATGAACGTAGTTTGGCACGAAAAGTGCAAATCAATCCCAGAACAACAGCAAAGGACCTTGTGAAGATGCTGGAGGAAACAG GTGCTCACTGTGAATTGGTTGTTTCTCCGGCTGGTCCTGCATTGGTGAATGCTGTAGCTGGCACCAATGTGACTCTGACTGTGTCCTTCAGTGGTGCCCCTGACCCAGCAGTTACCTGGTTTATGGGTAATTTACCTGTCGTCACCTGGACTATTGGCTCCGATAGTCTCCCAGACATAGACAACACAAAAGTGCTGAGGATTGAGCAAGATGGATCTCTTACCTTTGTAAATGTGCCACTTAACTATACCAATGACTACACCATTGAAATGACAAAGTCCGGACTGGGTACAGCCACCACAAATTTCACTCTGAAAGTATTTG aaaacatCCAGAATGTGACTCTGAGCACACAGCCTGCGTTTGCCAAAGAAGGAACTGACCGCTTCATTCTGCAATACAGCATGCTGCAAGGAGTGGTTGAGCAACAGATGTGGTTCTTCGATGGCAGAGAGATTAAAACCAACTCACACTACTCAGTGGAGCAAAGGAGCCTTGTCATCCTCAGGCCGAACCGAAGTGACTCAGGACGGTACACGCTGTCACTGACGAACCCTTTCAGCAATGTGACAACTCACATGAATGTCAATGTGCTGT ATGGACCAGATGAGCCCATACTTATAGCCAGTCCAGCTAAGCAGTTTTATGTATCAAATGATTCACTTAGCCTCTCCTGCCACGCTGATGGATTCCCCCGGCCGACTGCTGAGTGGGTCTTTGGTGGTCAGACCCTTTCTGATTCCCAAGGAGTTCTCAATCTGACCAATGTACGGACCAGTCAAGGAGGTGTTTATACCTGCACGCTGCTCAATGAGGAGACTGAAGAAAAGCGCCAAAAGaacattattttaaacatttatg AAAAGCCACCAGGAAACCCAGTGTGCTCTGTGCAGTCGGTGAATAACAGCAACTTGCAGTACCACTGTCGGTGGTCAGGGGGAACCCCACAGGCCCAACTTTCTTTCCCAGCCTTAAGTAACACCAGCAATGATGCAGGAAGCTTCAACCTGACTGTCACCGCTTCGGACAACCTGAATGGGAAAACTGTCACCTGCATAGCAGACCACCCAGTCGAACAGAATAAGTGCCACATTACTGCAA GTAGTCCAATGGAGTTCCTTCCAGCTGTGAGAACCACAGTTGACTCTGAGGGCAAAATAGTGGTCAGTATCCATTGTGTCAGTGAGGCCTCGCCTAAGGCTGTGGTGTCATGGTCCAAAGGCAGCGAAGATGTCATCAATGGGACGACAAACCAGATCAGCAACAACACCACTCAGCTCATGATTCGTCATTATAATGTCAGCATCTTTCTCCTCAGAAACTACACCTGCACCTGCCACAACCCACTGGGCAGCCAGAGAAGGGAAATACAATTACGAG GACCGTCGATCTCAGATTCCAGTTTGTTCCTTAATCAAGATGGAACTGTTGTCACATTGACCTGGGAGGTCCCGCCTACCTCTGTTGTTACAG GGTTTGACATCCAAATGAAAGGACCAGACCTCCTGAGTGGAAATCGTAATGGCAACCAAACTAAAGGCAACTCAAACAGATACCGCACCATCCAGAAGAAACCTGGCTCTGCCCGGAGTGCGGACATCTTTGTCCTTAATCCTAAATCAACATACTGGTTTCGGGTCATCCCCAGAGCACGTATGACTGAAGGAGAGCCATCAGAGGTCCAAAGAATTGGCCCAG GTGAGGGGCTAAGCGGCCCGGCCATCGCTGGCATTGCAGCTGGAATTCCCTGTAGCCTTCTCTTCCTGCTCCTGCTGTGCGGCTTAATCTACCTCTGCGTCTACTgcaccaaaaacaaaa ATCGGCAGACAAGATATCCAATGTCCAGAGCAGTGGAGAAG TCAATAGCAACACAACCAGATGTAACTCCTCATAACCTGTTGACAGGAGGGCTGAAGTCTCCCCCTGATTACAATAGATTGCAGCAG acTCCATCTGAAAG ACTTTCCCAGAGGACCTCACTTCTCTGTCATCCAAG GACTCAccaatgtctgtctgtatccTACAGACAAGACAATAGTTCcattttttgcaaatgtatGTGCCTGTGA
- the lim2.5 gene encoding lens intrinsic membrane protein 2.5 — MMYSFMGGGLFCAIVGNILLVVSTATDYWMQYRLSGSFAHQGLWRYCMSGKCYMQTDSIAYWNATRAFMILSAMSCFAGIIAGILSFAHFSAFERFNRSFAAGIMFFVSTLFVLLAMAIYTGVTVNFLGKRFGDWRFSWSYILGWVALLMTFFAGIFYMCAYRMHECRRVAGPR; from the exons ATGATGTACAGCTTCATGGGAGGGGGCCTGTTTTGTGCCATTGTGGGGAACATCCTGTTGGTGGTCTCCACAGCTACAGACTACTGGATGCAGTATCGTCTGTCAGGCAGCTTTGCCCATCAGGGCCTGTGGAGGTACTGCATGTCTGGCAAGTGCTACATGCAGACTGACAGCATTG CCTACTGGAATGCCACTCGTGCTTTCATGATCCTCTCTGCCATGTCGTGCTTTGCTGGCATCATCGCAGGAATCCTCTCCTTTGCCCACTTCTCGGCCTTTGAGAGGTTCAACCGCTCATTTGCTGCTGGGATCATGTTCTTTGTTTCAA CTCTCTTTGTTTTGCTTGCAATGGCCATTTACACTGGGGTGACAGTGAACTTCCTGGGCAAGCGCTTTGGTGACTGGCGCTTCTCTTGGTCCTACATACTAGGCTGGGTGGCACTGCTCATGACCTTCTTTGCAG gtatatTCTACATGTGTGCCTACAGAATGCATGAGTGCAGAAGAGTGGCTGGCCCACGTTAA
- the etfb gene encoding electron transfer flavoprotein subunit beta, giving the protein MSGRVLVGVKRVIDYAVKIRVKPDNSGVVTDGVKHSMNPFCEIAVEEAVKLKEKKLIKEVVAVSCGPQQAQETIRTALAMGADRGIHVEVTGKDYDTLGPLQVSKIMAALAKKEDAQLVILGKQAIDDDCNQTGQMTAALLDWPQGTFASEVSLEGDKIKVVREIDGGLETIKIKTPAVVTADLRLNTPRYATLPNIMKAKKKKIANMKPADLGVDLTSRLEVVRVDEPPQRQAGVKVETVDDLVGKLKESGRI; this is encoded by the exons ATTCGTGTGAAGCCTGATAACAGCGGTGTGGTGACGGATGGTGTTAAGCACTCAATGAACCCCTTCTGTGAGATCGCTGTGGAGGAGGCGGTCAAGCTGAAGGAGAAGAAGCTTATTAAGGAGGTTGTGGCTGTCAGCTGCGGGCCACAGCAAGCACAG GAGACCATCCGTACTGCCCTTGCCATGGGGGCAGACCGTGGCATCCATGTCGAAGTAACTGGGAAAGACTATGACACCCTCGGACCCCTGCAGGTCTCCAAGATCATGGCTGCTTTGGCCAAGAAGGAGGACGCTCAACTTGTCATCTTGGGCAAACAG GCCATCGATGATGACTGCAATCAGACTGGCCAGATGACCGCAGCCTTACTGGACTGGCCTCAG GGAACCTTTGCGTCAGAGGTATCACTGGAAGGAGACAAAATTAAAGTGGTGAGAGAAATTGATGGTGGCCTGGAGACTATTAAGATCAAGACACCAGCAGTGGTGACCGCAGACCTTCGACTTAACACACCCAGATATGCCACTCTCCCTAATATCATG AaagccaagaagaagaagatagcTAACATGAAACCTGCAGACTTAGGGGTGGACCTGACTTCACGGTTGGAGGTGGTGAGAGTGGATGAGCCCCCACAGAGGCAGGCAGGAGTGAAGGTGGAGACAGTGGACGACCTGGTGGGCAAACTGAAGGAGTCAGGGAGGATATAA
- the vsig10l gene encoding V-set and immunoglobulin domain-containing protein 10-like isoform X2: protein MKMKRLDQSERLSALFLMIILIFTSQGAHCELVVSPAGPALVNAVAGTNVTLTVSFSGAPDPAVTWFMGNLPVVTWTIGSDSLPDIDNTKVLRIEQDGSLTFVNVPLNYTNDYTIEMTKSGLGTATTNFTLKVFENIQNVTLSTQPAFAKEGTDRFILQYSMLQGVVEQQMWFFDGREIKTNSHYSVEQRSLVILRPNRSDSGRYTLSLTNPFSNVTTHMNVNVLYGPDEPILIASPAKQFYVSNDSLSLSCHADGFPRPTAEWVFGGQTLSDSQGVLNLTNVRTSQGGVYTCTLLNEETEEKRQKNIILNIYEKPPGNPVCSVQSVNNSNLQYHCRWSGGTPQAQLSFPALSNTSNDAGSFNLTVTASDNLNGKTVTCIADHPVEQNKCHITASSPMEFLPAVRTTVDSEGKIVVSIHCVSEASPKAVVSWSKGSEDVINGTTNQISNNTTQLMIRHYNVSIFLLRNYTCTCHNPLGSQRREIQLRGPSISDSSLFLNQDGTVVTLTWEVPPTSVVTGFDIQMKGPDLLSGNRNGNQTKGNSNRYRTIQKKPGSARSADIFVLNPKSTYWFRVIPRARMTEGEPSEVQRIGPGEGLSGPAIAGIAAGIPCSLLFLLLLCGLIYLCVYCTKNKNRQTRYPMSRAVEKSIATQPDVTPHNLLTGGLKSPPDYNRLQQTPSERTDFPRGPHFSVIQGLTNVCLYPTDKTIVPFFANVCACDGKPPVRYFLCNDMKGGPLTALTQNAHSIMQTFYTAINTPTGRANSSECEYTP from the exons atgaaaatGAAGAGGCTAGATCAATCTGAGCGATTAAGTGCATTATTTCTGATGATTATTCTTATCTTTACTTCTCAAG GTGCTCACTGTGAATTGGTTGTTTCTCCGGCTGGTCCTGCATTGGTGAATGCTGTAGCTGGCACCAATGTGACTCTGACTGTGTCCTTCAGTGGTGCCCCTGACCCAGCAGTTACCTGGTTTATGGGTAATTTACCTGTCGTCACCTGGACTATTGGCTCCGATAGTCTCCCAGACATAGACAACACAAAAGTGCTGAGGATTGAGCAAGATGGATCTCTTACCTTTGTAAATGTGCCACTTAACTATACCAATGACTACACCATTGAAATGACAAAGTCCGGACTGGGTACAGCCACCACAAATTTCACTCTGAAAGTATTTG aaaacatCCAGAATGTGACTCTGAGCACACAGCCTGCGTTTGCCAAAGAAGGAACTGACCGCTTCATTCTGCAATACAGCATGCTGCAAGGAGTGGTTGAGCAACAGATGTGGTTCTTCGATGGCAGAGAGATTAAAACCAACTCACACTACTCAGTGGAGCAAAGGAGCCTTGTCATCCTCAGGCCGAACCGAAGTGACTCAGGACGGTACACGCTGTCACTGACGAACCCTTTCAGCAATGTGACAACTCACATGAATGTCAATGTGCTGT ATGGACCAGATGAGCCCATACTTATAGCCAGTCCAGCTAAGCAGTTTTATGTATCAAATGATTCACTTAGCCTCTCCTGCCACGCTGATGGATTCCCCCGGCCGACTGCTGAGTGGGTCTTTGGTGGTCAGACCCTTTCTGATTCCCAAGGAGTTCTCAATCTGACCAATGTACGGACCAGTCAAGGAGGTGTTTATACCTGCACGCTGCTCAATGAGGAGACTGAAGAAAAGCGCCAAAAGaacattattttaaacatttatg AAAAGCCACCAGGAAACCCAGTGTGCTCTGTGCAGTCGGTGAATAACAGCAACTTGCAGTACCACTGTCGGTGGTCAGGGGGAACCCCACAGGCCCAACTTTCTTTCCCAGCCTTAAGTAACACCAGCAATGATGCAGGAAGCTTCAACCTGACTGTCACCGCTTCGGACAACCTGAATGGGAAAACTGTCACCTGCATAGCAGACCACCCAGTCGAACAGAATAAGTGCCACATTACTGCAA GTAGTCCAATGGAGTTCCTTCCAGCTGTGAGAACCACAGTTGACTCTGAGGGCAAAATAGTGGTCAGTATCCATTGTGTCAGTGAGGCCTCGCCTAAGGCTGTGGTGTCATGGTCCAAAGGCAGCGAAGATGTCATCAATGGGACGACAAACCAGATCAGCAACAACACCACTCAGCTCATGATTCGTCATTATAATGTCAGCATCTTTCTCCTCAGAAACTACACCTGCACCTGCCACAACCCACTGGGCAGCCAGAGAAGGGAAATACAATTACGAG GACCGTCGATCTCAGATTCCAGTTTGTTCCTTAATCAAGATGGAACTGTTGTCACATTGACCTGGGAGGTCCCGCCTACCTCTGTTGTTACAG GGTTTGACATCCAAATGAAAGGACCAGACCTCCTGAGTGGAAATCGTAATGGCAACCAAACTAAAGGCAACTCAAACAGATACCGCACCATCCAGAAGAAACCTGGCTCTGCCCGGAGTGCGGACATCTTTGTCCTTAATCCTAAATCAACATACTGGTTTCGGGTCATCCCCAGAGCACGTATGACTGAAGGAGAGCCATCAGAGGTCCAAAGAATTGGCCCAG GTGAGGGGCTAAGCGGCCCGGCCATCGCTGGCATTGCAGCTGGAATTCCCTGTAGCCTTCTCTTCCTGCTCCTGCTGTGCGGCTTAATCTACCTCTGCGTCTACTgcaccaaaaacaaaa ATCGGCAGACAAGATATCCAATGTCCAGAGCAGTGGAGAAG TCAATAGCAACACAACCAGATGTAACTCCTCATAACCTGTTGACAGGAGGGCTGAAGTCTCCCCCTGATTACAATAGATTGCAGCAG acTCCATCTGAAAG AACAGACTTTCCCAGAGGACCTCACTTCTCTGTCATCCAAG GACTCAccaatgtctgtctgtatccTACAGACAAGACAATAGTTCcattttttgcaaatgtatGTGCCTGTGATGGCAAACCTCCAGTGAGATACTTCCTGTGTAATGACATGAAGGGTGGACCTCTCACAGCTCTGACTCAGAATGCACATAGCATCATGCAGACATTTTACACTGCAATCAACACCCCCACAGGCAGGGCCAACAGTTCAGAGTGTGAGTATACTCCCTAA
- the LOC122987578 gene encoding free fatty acid receptor 2-like, with protein sequence MELVVQSEVILSVYIVSFLIGLPANLLALYAFTVKIHSKPHSTNILLLNLVVSDLLFLIILPFKMHEAASGMMWNLPNFLCSITSFIFFSTIYTSSLLLMAVSVVRYIAVAFPVTYHQLQKPVYAIVISAIIWIISAAHSSITFIVQHHPSLSSNNTGVCYENFTEKQLKILLPARLEFFFVLCLIPLLICIYCYLSCIWILYSRPMISRMQKQKAIGMALGTLAVFLICVLPYNISHVLGFFQGDSPKWRYYTLLLCTFNTCIDPIIFYFSTSAFRCTGEKSVFRNSRLPDSGSHKQGTSSS encoded by the coding sequence ATGGAGCTGGTGGTGCAGAGCGAAGTCATTCTCTCAGTTTACATAGTTTCCTTCCTGATAGGCCTGCCAGCCAACCTCCTGGCTCTCTATGCCTTCACTGTAAAGATCCACTCCAAGCCACATTCAACAAACATCCTGCTACTCAATCTGGTCGTCTCTGATCTGCTCTTCTTGATCATCCTTCCTTTCAAGATGCATGAGGCGGCGTCGGGCATGATGTGGAATCTACCCAACTTCCTGTGCTCCATCAcctccttcatcttcttttcCACAATCTACACCAGCTCTTTGTTGCTGATGGCAGTGAGTGTAGTTCGATACATAGCTGTAGCTTTTCCAGTTACCTATCATCAGCTGCAGAAACCTGTGTATGCGATAGTGATCAGCGCTATTATTTGGATTATctcagcagcacacagcagcatCACTTTCATCGTCCAACACCACCCTTCCCTGTCCAGCAACAACACCGGTGTGTGTTATGAGAACTTTACAGAGAAGCAGTTGAAGATCCTCCTCCCAGCACGTTTGGAGTTTTTCTTTGTACTCTGCCTTATACCTCTCCTAATTTGTATTTACTGCTACTTGAGCTGCATCTGGATCCTGTACAGCCGCCCTATGATATCCCGGATGCAGAAGCAGAAGGCCATCGGCATGGCCTTGGGGACTCTAGCTGTGTTTCTCATTTGTGTGTTGCCATATAACATCTCACATGTACTGGGATTCTTCCAGGGTGACAGCCCAAAATGGAGGTACTACACCCTGCTGCTTTGCACCTTCAACACCTGTATTGATCCCATAATCTTCTACTTTTCCACCTCTGCCTTCCGCTGCACTGGTGAAAAGTCAGTTTTCAGGAACAGTAGATTACCTGATTCAGGATCACATAAGCAAGGCACAAGCTCTAGCTAa